The Dyella caseinilytica genome has a window encoding:
- the coaE gene encoding dephospho-CoA kinase (Dephospho-CoA kinase (CoaE) performs the final step in coenzyme A biosynthesis.): MLFNVALTGGIASGKSVVEQRFRSLGVPVCDADYAARVVVDPGSDGLAAIVAAFGRDVLDSQGRLDRPAMRQRIFADPKARKTLEAIVHPRVRQWMLDQAQHAEGPYVMLSIPLLTENIGHYRWVDRVVVVDVPETVQVQRLMARDGIDEDLATRILANQATRSARLALADDVIDNAGSEAALDAQVAALHERYLMLAANRR; the protein is encoded by the coding sequence ATGCTGTTTAACGTGGCACTCACCGGCGGCATTGCTTCAGGCAAGAGCGTGGTGGAGCAGCGCTTCAGGTCGTTGGGCGTTCCTGTTTGCGATGCGGACTATGCGGCACGTGTCGTGGTGGATCCCGGTAGTGATGGACTGGCTGCGATCGTGGCGGCATTCGGCCGTGATGTGCTGGATTCGCAAGGCCGTCTGGACCGGCCGGCAATGCGTCAGCGTATTTTTGCCGACCCAAAAGCGCGTAAGACCCTGGAAGCGATCGTCCACCCACGTGTGCGGCAGTGGATGCTTGATCAGGCGCAGCACGCCGAAGGGCCCTACGTGATGCTCTCCATTCCGCTGTTGACCGAGAACATCGGCCATTACCGCTGGGTGGACCGGGTCGTGGTGGTGGATGTGCCAGAAACGGTTCAGGTTCAGCGGCTGATGGCGCGGGACGGGATCGACGAGGATCTGGCGACTCGTATCCTGGCGAACCAGGCGACACGCTCGGCCCGGCTTGCGCTGGCAGACGACGTCATCGACAACGCCGGGTCGGAAGCCGCACTGGACGCACAGGTTGCCGCCCTGCACGAACGTTATCTCATGCTGGCGGCCAACCGGCGCTAG
- a CDS encoding type II secretion system F family protein, producing MATVTAATKNTRQQGIQRAQVSQMPTYDWVALDKRGKRMKGAMPAKNASLVKAELRRQGMNPQTVRERSKPLFAGTGKSVKARDVAIFSRQIATMMASGVPMVQAFDIIADGQRNPRFKNMLVDVKQNIEGGSALHEALGQYPVEFDELYRNLVRAGESAGVLDTILDTVATYKEKTESIKGKIKKALFYPIMVMVVAVAVIMIMLLFVVPVFAKTFKDAGAQLPAPTQLLVTMSQFMQEYWWLLIVGVGGSIVAIIMAKKRSVKFAHFLDRVTLKIPVMGNILRQSAIARFSRTLGVTFRAGVPLVEAMDAVAGATGSVVYAEAVHQMRDDVAVGHQLQLAMRQTGLFPNMVTQMVAIGEESGALDHMLFKCAEFYEEEVSNAVDSLASLLEPLMMVILGTVVGGIVIALYLPIFKLAGTF from the coding sequence ATGGCTACGGTTACCGCCGCCACGAAAAACACCCGGCAACAAGGCATCCAGCGAGCCCAGGTCAGCCAGATGCCGACCTACGACTGGGTCGCTCTGGACAAGCGCGGCAAGCGCATGAAGGGCGCCATGCCGGCCAAGAACGCCTCTCTGGTGAAAGCCGAATTGCGCCGGCAGGGCATGAATCCGCAAACGGTACGGGAACGATCCAAACCCTTGTTTGCCGGTACTGGCAAGTCGGTCAAAGCGCGCGACGTGGCGATCTTCAGCCGACAGATCGCCACCATGATGGCCTCAGGCGTACCGATGGTGCAGGCCTTCGACATCATCGCCGATGGTCAGAGGAATCCCCGCTTCAAAAATATGCTGGTCGATGTCAAACAGAACATCGAGGGCGGCTCAGCCTTGCATGAAGCGCTGGGCCAATATCCGGTCGAATTCGACGAGCTGTACCGCAACTTGGTACGTGCAGGTGAATCGGCAGGTGTGCTGGATACGATTCTCGATACCGTTGCCACCTATAAAGAAAAAACCGAAAGCATCAAGGGCAAGATCAAGAAAGCACTTTTCTATCCCATCATGGTGATGGTGGTTGCTGTTGCGGTCATCATGATCATGCTGTTGTTCGTGGTACCCGTTTTTGCCAAGACCTTCAAGGATGCCGGCGCACAGCTGCCAGCGCCTACTCAGCTGCTTGTAACAATGTCGCAATTCATGCAGGAGTACTGGTGGCTTCTTATCGTCGGCGTTGGCGGCAGTATTGTGGCGATCATCATGGCAAAGAAGCGATCGGTGAAATTTGCGCATTTCCTTGACCGTGTCACCCTGAAAATACCCGTGATGGGCAACATCCTCCGTCAGTCAGCCATTGCACGTTTTTCGCGCACTCTGGGTGTTACCTTCCGGGCAGGTGTGCCCCTCGTTGAGGCAATGGACGCCGTCGCGGGTGCAACGGGTAGTGTTGTGTACGCCGAGGCAGTACACCAGATGCGCGATGACGTGGCCGTAGGTCACCAACTGCAGTTGGCCATGCGTCAGACCGGCCTTTTCCCAAACATGGTCACGCAAATGGTCGCGATCGGCGAAGAATCTGGCGCTTTGGACCACATGTTGTTCAAATGCGCCGAGTTCTATGAAGAGGAAGTCAGTAACGCCGTCGACTCCCTGGCTTCACTGCTCGAACCTTTGATGATGGTGATCTTGGGCACGGTGGTCGGTGGCATAGTGATTGCGCTTTACCTCCCCATCTTCAAACTTGCCGGCACGTTCTAA
- a CDS encoding nucleoside deaminase — MLPLQIHLTLPPWIEEVADASRRYLTDEERVGLAIELSHHNIQHGTGGPFGAAVFDEHGRLISAAANRVVPQTCSVAHAEMLAYMSAQQRLASYRLNEQGGHYTLATSSQPCCQCYGATVWAGIDTLLIGARSEDVEELTEFDEGPLPADWVGELERRGITVRRDILRREARTVLAAYGASGEHY; from the coding sequence ATGCTACCGCTGCAGATCCACCTCACCCTGCCGCCCTGGATCGAAGAAGTGGCCGACGCAAGTCGGCGCTATCTGACCGACGAGGAACGCGTGGGGCTGGCGATCGAGCTGTCGCATCACAATATCCAGCACGGCACCGGCGGCCCGTTCGGAGCTGCCGTATTTGACGAGCACGGCCGGTTGATTTCCGCCGCTGCCAACCGGGTGGTCCCTCAGACCTGCTCCGTGGCGCACGCGGAAATGCTGGCCTACATGAGCGCCCAGCAACGTCTGGCCAGTTACCGACTCAACGAACAGGGTGGCCATTACACTCTGGCGACCAGTTCCCAGCCGTGCTGCCAATGCTATGGCGCAACGGTGTGGGCCGGCATCGACACTCTGCTGATTGGCGCTCGTTCCGAAGACGTGGAAGAACTTACCGAATTCGATGAAGGTCCCCTGCCCGCCGATTGGGTGGGTGAACTGGAACGCCGCGGCATCACCGTGCGCCGCGACATCCTGCGTCGTGAGGCCCGCACCGTCCTGGCCGCTTACGGCGCCAGCGGGGAGCACTATTGA
- the pilB gene encoding type IV-A pilus assembly ATPase PilB, whose product MSSQPQSTTLGLSGMARRLVAEGLLPEADVRKAVAESNQQKKTLTSWLLDHGLVDNIRLAQIASAEFGMPMMDVTALAPASMPLSLISQELISKHQALPLLKRGKRLFVGIADPMQLHALDEIKFHSNCMVEPILVERTQLTRAIENAVSTLNNATPDLGGGDLEDLALESGNGDDEGAGGGIDANANDDAPVVKFVNKILIDAIRRGASDIHFEPFETLYRVRLRMDGMLRAVASPPIKLANRISSRLKVMAGLDIAERRVPQDGRIKLNLSKSHAMDFRVSTLPTLFGEKIVLRILDSSSAKLGIDKLGYETDQKELYLDAIHKPYGMVLVTGPTGSGKTVSLYTALNILNTAERNISTVEDPVEIRVEGINQVQQNVKRGMTFAAALRSFLRQDPDVIMVGEIRDLETAEIAIKAAQTGHMVLSTLHTNDAPQTISRLMNMGIAPYNITSSVTLIIAQRLARRLHGCKKQITLPPHVLLAAGFTQQDIDAGLTIYEANGCPECNEGYKGRVGIYQVMPMVEEVQKIVLEGGNALQIAETARRIGINDLRASALLKVKQGVTSLTEIDRVTKD is encoded by the coding sequence ATGTCATCGCAACCACAGTCCACCACGCTAGGCCTGTCCGGCATGGCTCGCCGCTTGGTGGCCGAAGGCTTGTTGCCAGAGGCGGATGTTCGTAAAGCCGTTGCAGAATCGAACCAGCAGAAAAAAACGCTGACGTCATGGCTGCTGGATCATGGCTTGGTGGACAACATTCGCCTCGCTCAAATCGCGTCCGCCGAATTCGGCATGCCGATGATGGACGTGACAGCGCTTGCACCTGCCAGCATGCCATTGAGCCTGATCAGCCAGGAACTGATCAGCAAGCACCAGGCACTGCCGCTGCTCAAGCGCGGTAAGCGGCTGTTTGTCGGGATCGCCGATCCGATGCAATTGCATGCCCTGGATGAGATCAAATTCCACTCCAACTGCATGGTGGAACCGATCCTGGTCGAGCGTACCCAGCTCACCCGTGCCATCGAAAACGCCGTCAGCACGCTGAACAACGCGACGCCGGACCTGGGCGGAGGCGACCTGGAAGATCTTGCGCTTGAAAGCGGGAACGGTGACGATGAGGGCGCAGGCGGCGGGATTGATGCCAACGCCAACGACGACGCCCCGGTCGTGAAGTTCGTCAACAAGATTTTGATAGACGCCATACGACGCGGCGCGTCCGACATCCACTTCGAACCGTTCGAAACCCTGTACCGCGTTCGTTTGCGCATGGATGGCATGCTGCGCGCCGTGGCCAGCCCGCCGATAAAGCTTGCCAACCGCATCTCATCACGCCTCAAGGTTATGGCCGGCCTGGACATTGCCGAACGGCGCGTGCCGCAGGACGGACGCATCAAATTGAACCTGTCCAAGAGCCATGCGATGGACTTCCGCGTCAGCACGCTGCCGACGCTGTTTGGCGAAAAGATAGTGCTGCGTATTCTGGACAGCTCATCAGCCAAGCTGGGTATCGACAAGCTCGGTTACGAAACGGACCAAAAAGAGCTTTACCTCGACGCCATCCACAAACCTTACGGCATGGTACTGGTCACCGGCCCCACCGGCTCGGGTAAAACGGTGTCGCTGTATACCGCGCTTAACATCCTCAATACTGCCGAACGCAATATCTCCACGGTGGAAGACCCGGTCGAAATCCGCGTAGAGGGCATCAACCAGGTCCAGCAAAACGTGAAGCGGGGCATGACTTTCGCGGCCGCCCTGCGTTCGTTCCTACGCCAAGATCCGGACGTGATCATGGTGGGCGAAATTCGTGACCTGGAAACAGCCGAGATCGCCATCAAGGCCGCCCAGACCGGCCACATGGTGCTGTCCACCCTGCATACGAATGACGCCCCTCAGACCATTTCCCGTCTGATGAACATGGGCATCGCACCGTACAACATCACCTCGTCGGTCACCCTGATCATCGCCCAGCGCTTGGCACGGCGCCTGCACGGCTGCAAGAAGCAGATAACGCTGCCACCCCATGTGCTGCTGGCCGCGGGATTCACACAGCAAGATATTGATGCAGGACTGACCATTTACGAAGCAAATGGCTGCCCCGAATGCAACGAGGGTTATAAGGGGCGGGTGGGTATCTACCAGGTCATGCCAATGGTCGAAGAGGTCCAGAAGATCGTGCTGGAAGGTGGAAATGCCCTGCAGATCGCCGAAACTGCTCGCAGAATAGGTATCAATGACCTGCGTGCCTCGGCGTTGCTCAAGGTCAAGCAGGGAGTCACCAGCCTGACCGAAATCGACCGCGTGACTAAGGACTGA
- a CDS encoding glycosyltransferase family 4 protein — MRDPQHHRPLALLVTRNFPPLLGGMEKVNQHLLAELQPDWRVALCGPAGSALYVPSRIEVKQSRIRPLIIFLIATLWQAFRMARRKRPALVLAGSGLTAPIAWLVARCNGAKAVVYLHGLDIVAPSRIYRWFWLPFIRRCDMSLANSGNTAHLGKCIGIQASSLRVLNPGVELPSLDVRLADNFRRVHGFGVRPILLSVGRLTERKGLAEFVTRAMPVIKSSHPDVLLLIIGEDATNALHARRTGERERILASAEKAGLEEHVKFLGRCDDVTLSAVYQAADLHVFPVLELPGDVEGFGMVALEAAAHGLPTVAFAVGGVPDAVLDGRTGTLIESGNYLDFAKAVVQGLKKNRDKEVIAACRAFAASKVWTKFGNQLREFLRELHD; from the coding sequence ATGCGTGATCCACAACACCACCGTCCGCTAGCGTTGCTAGTAACGCGCAACTTTCCGCCTTTGCTTGGCGGCATGGAGAAGGTCAATCAGCATCTCTTGGCTGAGTTGCAACCTGATTGGCGAGTTGCCCTTTGTGGGCCAGCCGGCAGTGCGCTGTATGTGCCGTCTCGAATCGAGGTAAAGCAAAGTCGCATAAGACCTCTGATCATTTTTCTGATTGCGACGTTGTGGCAGGCTTTCCGGATGGCGCGAAGGAAGAGGCCGGCATTGGTTTTGGCTGGAAGCGGCTTGACGGCACCCATTGCCTGGCTGGTGGCTCGCTGCAATGGCGCGAAAGCCGTAGTTTATTTGCATGGGTTGGACATCGTGGCGCCCAGCCGCATTTACCGTTGGTTCTGGCTGCCATTCATTAGACGCTGCGATATGTCATTAGCAAATAGTGGTAATACAGCGCACTTAGGTAAATGCATCGGTATCCAGGCAAGCAGTTTGCGCGTTTTGAATCCAGGAGTTGAGTTGCCATCTCTGGATGTGAGATTGGCCGACAATTTTCGCCGAGTGCACGGTTTCGGGGTACGCCCAATTTTGCTTTCCGTAGGAAGGCTTACTGAGCGCAAAGGGTTGGCTGAATTTGTGACGAGGGCGATGCCAGTCATTAAATCCAGTCACCCTGATGTTTTGTTGCTAATTATTGGCGAAGATGCGACTAATGCTTTGCACGCGAGAAGAACTGGTGAACGAGAGCGGATACTGGCTTCTGCTGAGAAGGCTGGGTTAGAGGAACATGTCAAGTTTCTTGGTCGGTGTGACGACGTAACTCTAAGCGCGGTGTATCAAGCTGCGGATTTGCATGTTTTTCCCGTGCTTGAATTGCCCGGTGATGTCGAAGGTTTTGGCATGGTGGCGCTTGAGGCGGCTGCTCATGGTCTGCCAACAGTTGCATTCGCAGTAGGCGGAGTTCCCGATGCAGTACTGGATGGACGTACCGGCACATTAATCGAGTCAGGTAATTATCTTGATTTTGCGAAAGCAGTTGTTCAAGGTCTTAAGAAAAATCGCGATAAAGAAGTTATAGCTGCTTGTCGTGCATTCGCTGCCAGCAAGGTATGGACTAAATTTGGAAATCAGTTGCGCGAGTTTCTGCGTGAGCTCCATGACTGA
- a CDS encoding glycosyltransferase family 2 protein — protein MNSLSIILPAKNEAPALAELLPRLRAAQPRAEIIVVDDGSTDDTRTICAGNGVKCLSSPYSMGNGAAIKRGARAATGEILVFMDGDGQHDPADVARLVEKLGQGYDMAVGARDWGSQAGVGRGVANTLYNWLATRMTGHEVADLTSGFRAVKADRFQEFLYLLPNGFSYPTTSTMAFFRSAYPVVYVPIKAAQRVGKSHIKPLRDGLRFLLIIFKIATLYSPLKLFVPASALFFLLGCANYAWTYIREGRLTNMSTLMWSAAVIVFLIGLISEQITALMYRRDA, from the coding sequence TTGAACAGTCTCAGCATCATCCTGCCTGCCAAGAACGAAGCGCCCGCCCTGGCCGAACTGCTGCCCCGCCTACGCGCTGCGCAGCCGCGCGCCGAGATCATCGTGGTGGACGACGGTTCTACCGACGATACGCGGACCATATGCGCCGGTAACGGTGTGAAGTGCCTGAGCTCTCCCTATTCCATGGGCAACGGCGCTGCTATCAAGCGAGGAGCCCGGGCCGCGACTGGCGAGATTCTGGTTTTCATGGATGGCGACGGCCAGCATGATCCCGCAGATGTGGCGCGCCTGGTCGAAAAGCTGGGGCAGGGATACGACATGGCGGTGGGAGCCCGTGATTGGGGTAGCCAAGCTGGAGTAGGTCGGGGCGTTGCCAATACCTTATATAACTGGCTTGCCACTCGGATGACCGGACATGAGGTGGCGGATCTCACCTCCGGTTTCCGAGCCGTCAAGGCGGACCGGTTCCAGGAGTTTCTGTATCTCTTGCCGAACGGATTTTCCTACCCTACGACCAGCACCATGGCCTTCTTTCGCAGCGCCTATCCCGTAGTCTATGTGCCCATCAAAGCGGCGCAACGAGTGGGTAAGAGTCATATCAAGCCATTGCGCGATGGGTTGCGTTTTTTGCTGATCATTTTCAAGATCGCCACGCTTTATTCGCCGTTGAAACTGTTTGTCCCCGCGAGTGCGTTATTTTTCTTGCTCGGTTGCGCCAACTATGCGTGGACCTATATACGCGAGGGTCGGTTGACGAACATGAGCACGCTGATGTGGAGCGCTGCCGTGATCGTTTTTCTGATTGGGCTTATTTCGGAACAGATTACTGCGCTGATGTATCGGCGAGATGCGTGA
- a CDS encoding class I SAM-dependent methyltransferase: MTDASQNRDERHDAHSASESERRLPHAVLDLPSRRLKGLKIERLLDLSSRRQPLRLLEVGTGSGGIAHYFGTHPDLKLCVEAVDVQDNRLVTEGYTYQQVTGTRLPFAESSFDVVLTNHVIEHVGDIRAQLAHLAELRRVLRADGIGYLAVPNRWMVVEPHYKLPFLSWLPRGWRTPYLRMMRRGNLYDCEPLELSQLEDLLHGSGFQYRNLCLEAMRLTFEIERPRSMATRVLHYVPDGALRFTCPAIPTLIYSFWR, translated from the coding sequence ATGACTGACGCATCCCAAAATCGCGACGAAAGACATGATGCTCACTCGGCGAGCGAATCTGAACGGCGTTTGCCGCATGCGGTGCTTGATTTGCCTTCGCGTCGCCTTAAAGGGCTAAAAATTGAACGCTTGCTCGATCTAAGCAGCCGTCGGCAACCGCTGCGACTGCTTGAGGTCGGCACAGGCTCCGGAGGCATTGCACATTACTTCGGGACTCATCCTGATCTGAAGCTTTGCGTGGAAGCTGTTGACGTTCAAGACAATAGGCTGGTGACCGAAGGTTACACATACCAACAGGTAACAGGTACGCGGCTTCCATTTGCTGAAAGCTCCTTTGATGTGGTGCTTACGAACCATGTCATTGAGCATGTGGGTGATATCAGGGCCCAGCTGGCACATCTTGCGGAGCTTCGCCGAGTTCTGCGAGCAGACGGTATAGGTTATCTGGCGGTGCCTAATCGATGGATGGTCGTGGAACCACATTACAAGCTTCCCTTCCTGAGCTGGTTGCCTCGCGGATGGAGAACGCCATATTTGCGTATGATGCGCAGAGGAAATCTTTACGACTGTGAGCCGCTTGAACTGTCGCAGCTCGAAGACTTGCTTCATGGGTCGGGTTTTCAATACCGCAACCTTTGCCTGGAGGCGATGAGGTTGACGTTCGAGATCGAGAGGCCCCGGTCAATGGCAACACGCGTTTTGCACTATGTGCCAGATGGCGCTTTGAGGTTTACGTGTCCCGCCATTCCCACTTTGATTTACAGTTTCTGGCGCTGA
- a CDS encoding glutamine--tRNA ligase/YqeY domain fusion protein: protein MSTESAAAKPAETPETDGPRDFIRQIIREDLAKGKHTAIRTRFPPEPNGYLHIGHAKSICLNFGIGREFAGWCNLRLDDTNPGKEDPEFVEGIKDDVRWLGYEWHDLRHASDYFEVFYRAAIKLIQDGHAYVDDLTAEQMREYRGTLTEPGRHSPFRDRSVEENLDLFRRMREGEFADGSKTLRAKIDMASGNINLRDPAIYRIRKVTHQNTGDAWPIYPMYDYAHCLSDALEGITHSLCTLEFEDHRPLYDWFVDNVDLPNHPELWQHMRDAGFRTEPAKPRQIEFSRLNLSYMITSKRKLAQLVSEGHVDGWDDPRMNTLRGLRRRGFTPGGIRLLIERLGVSKQNSVIDYAIFENCVREDLDASAARRMAVIDPLKLVITNLPEGHEETLTFPNHPKDESFGTRQVPLSRELWIEREDFAEVPPKGFHRLKPEGEVRLRGVGIVKCEQIIKDAAGNVTELHCTLDPDSRSGMPGADRKVKGTIHWVSAKHGVPAEIRIYDRLFNVATPDDESDGKTWIEHINPDAKRTVRGWLEPSAAGVEPEQRFQFERLGYFVADRVDHRPEAPVFNRTVTLRDTWAR, encoded by the coding sequence ATGTCCACCGAATCTGCAGCCGCCAAGCCCGCTGAAACCCCTGAGACCGACGGGCCGCGCGATTTCATCCGCCAGATCATTCGTGAGGACCTGGCCAAGGGCAAGCACACCGCCATCCGCACCCGTTTCCCGCCGGAACCGAACGGTTACCTGCATATCGGCCATGCCAAGTCGATCTGCCTGAATTTCGGCATCGGCCGAGAGTTCGCGGGCTGGTGCAATCTGCGCCTGGACGATACCAACCCGGGCAAGGAAGACCCCGAGTTCGTCGAGGGCATCAAGGATGACGTGCGCTGGCTGGGCTATGAGTGGCATGACCTGCGCCATGCCTCGGACTACTTCGAAGTGTTCTACCGTGCCGCGATCAAGCTGATCCAGGACGGCCACGCCTATGTGGATGACCTCACCGCCGAGCAGATGCGCGAATACCGCGGCACGCTGACCGAGCCGGGCCGTCATTCGCCCTTCCGCGATCGCAGCGTGGAGGAAAACCTGGATCTGTTCCGCCGCATGCGCGAAGGCGAGTTCGCCGATGGCAGCAAGACCCTGCGCGCGAAGATCGACATGGCCTCGGGCAACATCAACTTGCGCGATCCGGCGATCTACCGCATCCGCAAGGTCACCCACCAGAATACGGGCGATGCGTGGCCGATCTACCCGATGTACGACTATGCGCACTGCCTGTCGGACGCGCTGGAAGGCATCACCCATTCGCTGTGCACGCTGGAGTTTGAGGACCACCGCCCGCTCTACGACTGGTTCGTGGACAACGTGGATTTGCCGAACCATCCGGAACTGTGGCAGCACATGCGCGACGCCGGCTTCCGCACCGAACCGGCCAAGCCGCGACAGATCGAGTTCTCCCGCCTCAACCTCAGCTACATGATCACCAGCAAGCGCAAGCTGGCCCAGTTGGTGAGCGAGGGGCATGTGGATGGCTGGGACGATCCGCGCATGAACACCCTGCGCGGCCTGCGCCGCCGCGGTTTCACGCCAGGCGGTATCCGCCTGCTGATCGAACGCCTGGGCGTGAGCAAGCAGAACAGCGTGATCGATTACGCCATCTTCGAGAATTGCGTGCGTGAGGACCTTGACGCTAGCGCGGCGCGCCGCATGGCGGTGATCGATCCGCTTAAGCTGGTGATCACCAACCTGCCGGAAGGTCACGAAGAGACCCTCACCTTCCCGAATCATCCCAAGGATGAGAGCTTTGGTACACGCCAAGTCCCGTTGTCGCGCGAGCTGTGGATCGAACGCGAGGATTTCGCCGAAGTACCGCCCAAGGGCTTTCATCGCCTGAAGCCGGAAGGCGAAGTACGCCTGCGCGGCGTGGGCATCGTGAAGTGCGAGCAGATCATCAAGGATGCAGCAGGCAACGTCACCGAACTGCACTGCACGCTCGACCCGGACTCTCGCTCCGGCATGCCCGGCGCCGATCGCAAGGTGAAGGGCACCATCCACTGGGTTAGCGCGAAACACGGCGTGCCGGCGGAAATCCGCATCTACGACCGCCTGTTCAACGTGGCCACGCCGGATGACGAAAGCGACGGCAAAACCTGGATCGAACACATCAACCCGGATGCCAAGCGCACCGTGCGCGGCTGGCTGGAGCCTTCCGCTGCCGGCGTCGAACCAGAGCAGCGCTTCCAGTTCGAGCGCCTGGGTTACTTTGTGGCCGATCGCGTCGACCACCGCCCGGAGGCTCCCGTGTTCAACCGCACCGTTACCTTGCGCGACACGTGGGCCCGGTAG
- a CDS encoding prepilin peptidase, whose protein sequence is MPDLPLTIWVAFAGVLGLLVGSFLNVVILRLPKRLDALWRQEAHDVLGIEASGEPFPPGIVRETSHCPHCKHPLAAYDNIPLFSWLLLRGRCRYCQTPISIQYPLVELLSTILSAVIVWKFGPTWVALAGLFLTWMLIALSGIDFHTQLLPDQMTLSLLWVGLLLSLIHLFANPEQAILGAAIGYLSLWSVYWLFKLLTGKEGMGFGDFKLLAALGAWMGPGALLPVILLSSLVGALVGGTLIALRKHAREVPMPFGPFIAMAGWIWFVAGDDLWHAYMRISGIG, encoded by the coding sequence ATGCCCGATTTGCCGTTGACCATCTGGGTAGCTTTTGCTGGTGTGCTCGGCTTGTTGGTGGGCAGCTTCCTTAATGTGGTGATCCTTCGTTTACCCAAACGACTGGATGCCCTCTGGCGCCAAGAAGCTCACGATGTTTTAGGCATAGAAGCATCAGGTGAACCGTTCCCCCCTGGCATCGTCCGAGAAACTTCGCACTGCCCACATTGCAAGCATCCGCTGGCTGCTTACGACAACATTCCACTTTTCAGCTGGCTGTTGCTGCGCGGTCGCTGCCGCTACTGCCAGACACCTATTTCCATTCAGTACCCCCTTGTTGAACTACTGAGCACGATACTCAGTGCTGTCATCGTCTGGAAGTTCGGTCCGACCTGGGTGGCATTGGCCGGGCTGTTCCTCACATGGATGTTGATAGCCCTGTCGGGCATCGACTTTCATACCCAGTTGCTTCCCGATCAAATGACCCTTTCCCTCTTGTGGGTTGGCTTATTACTGAGCCTGATTCACCTGTTTGCGAATCCGGAACAAGCCATTCTCGGCGCCGCCATCGGCTACCTGAGCCTGTGGAGCGTGTACTGGCTATTCAAGCTCCTGACCGGCAAGGAAGGCATGGGTTTTGGCGACTTCAAGCTCCTGGCGGCACTCGGAGCGTGGATGGGACCAGGTGCGCTGCTCCCCGTAATACTGCTCTCCTCCCTGGTAGGCGCTCTTGTCGGCGGTACTCTGATCGCGTTGCGCAAACACGCCCGCGAAGTGCCGATGCCATTTGGCCCTTTTATCGCCATGGCGGGTTGGATCTGGTTTGTCGCAGGTGATGACCTGTGGCATGCCTATATGCGTATTTCTGGTATCGGGTGA
- a CDS encoding TVP38/TMEM64 family protein: MNRLRAALPLLLLIAAGIALLASGVFDRIHPEQLVAHQQEFHQHIHDNPWLSRLIYIGLLTLATCTGIPVTIVLILAGGFAFGVVEGTTYSSIGLTLGSLILFLASRYAFGAGSKHPPAIAERLHHGFERHPVVYTLFLRLVPVAPFGLITVALAWLRCSLWLFLGATWFGGTLMLAFETSIGSGLGHALSQGQQFGIGLIFDPSVMVPLGVLALLSLVPLALERLKSRWHPSTPRPDHPSDHR; the protein is encoded by the coding sequence TTGAACCGCCTGCGCGCAGCGCTGCCGCTGCTCCTGCTGATCGCAGCAGGCATCGCGCTACTGGCGTCTGGTGTGTTCGATCGCATCCATCCGGAGCAGTTGGTCGCGCATCAGCAGGAGTTCCATCAGCACATCCACGACAACCCTTGGCTGAGCCGGCTGATCTACATCGGCCTGCTCACCCTTGCGACCTGTACCGGCATCCCCGTCACCATCGTGCTGATCCTGGCTGGAGGGTTCGCCTTCGGCGTCGTTGAGGGCACGACGTATTCCTCCATCGGACTGACCCTGGGTTCGCTGATCCTGTTCCTGGCCAGCCGCTATGCCTTCGGCGCCGGCAGCAAGCATCCCCCAGCTATCGCGGAAAGGCTGCACCACGGTTTCGAACGCCACCCGGTCGTCTACACCTTGTTCCTGCGGTTGGTGCCGGTGGCACCCTTCGGATTAATCACGGTGGCACTGGCCTGGTTGCGCTGTTCGCTCTGGCTGTTCCTGGGCGCCACCTGGTTCGGCGGTACTTTGATGCTCGCCTTCGAGACCTCGATCGGCTCCGGCCTGGGCCACGCACTCAGCCAGGGGCAGCAGTTTGGCATCGGGCTGATCTTCGATCCGAGCGTGATGGTCCCGCTGGGTGTGCTGGCACTGTTATCGCTGGTCCCGCTGGCGCTGGAGCGCCTCAAATCCCGCTGGCATCCCTCTACCCCACGCCCAGACCATCCCTCCGACCACCGTTAA